From a region of the Paenibacillus lutimineralis genome:
- a CDS encoding DMT family transporter: protein MVGILFALLGGAFITLQGVANSRISQDIGTWQAATITQFIGFVLASLLLLIVRDERWRKVGQVKLLYLAGGALAAIIISSNITAIHHVGVTFTIAVVLIAQLSVTFMIDSRGWFGVAKQKMKLAQFIGIGMMIAGVVIMKM, encoded by the coding sequence ATGGTCGGAATCTTATTTGCATTGTTAGGCGGGGCTTTTATTACGCTGCAGGGCGTGGCGAATTCCCGAATCAGTCAAGATATTGGCACTTGGCAAGCGGCGACGATTACCCAGTTCATCGGATTTGTGCTGGCTTCCCTCCTTCTGCTCATCGTCCGTGACGAGCGGTGGAGGAAGGTGGGGCAAGTGAAGCTGTTGTATCTGGCTGGGGGCGCCCTGGCAGCGATCATCATTTCGAGTAATATCACGGCCATTCACCATGTCGGTGTTACTTTTACGATAGCTGTGGTGTTGATTGCTCAGTTAAGTGTTACCTTTATGATCGACAGCAGGGGATGGTTTGGTGTAGCGAAGCAGAAGATGAAGCTGGCGCAGTTCATCGGCATTGGGATGATGATCGCCGGAGTGGTCATAATGAAGATGTAA
- a CDS encoding ABC transporter ATP-binding protein, whose protein sequence is MKKIIIGEHIVKSFGEGEEKRNVLDGVSVEITEGEFASVMGPSGSGKSTLMFALSGTDGIDSGKVIFDSKDLSAASENELSDLRRTTMGFVFQQPTMLKNLNILDNIILPSMRGNRKSPVEITEKARALMKRVGISELEKRDITQVSGGQLQRAGICRALMNSPRIIFGDEPTGALNSKSAQEIMDLLAEINADGTAVMLVTHDVMVAARTERIMFMRDGKIVSELRLPKFDATDMDDRVEMVSAKMREIGI, encoded by the coding sequence ATGAAGAAGATCATAATCGGCGAACATATCGTAAAATCCTTCGGTGAGGGCGAGGAGAAGCGTAATGTTCTTGATGGTGTGTCCGTAGAAATTACAGAGGGCGAGTTCGCTTCGGTGATGGGCCCCTCGGGTTCGGGAAAATCAACGTTAATGTTCGCACTGAGCGGAACAGACGGGATTGATAGCGGAAAGGTTATTTTCGATAGTAAGGATTTATCAGCTGCCTCAGAGAATGAACTCTCGGATCTGCGCAGGACAACGATGGGCTTTGTCTTCCAGCAGCCGACCATGCTGAAAAATCTGAATATTCTCGATAACATCATTCTCCCATCGATGCGTGGTAATCGAAAAAGCCCGGTAGAAATTACGGAGAAGGCGCGAGCACTTATGAAAAGGGTAGGTATCAGCGAGCTGGAAAAGCGCGACATTACACAGGTCTCGGGTGGTCAGCTCCAGCGTGCGGGTATATGCCGCGCCCTGATGAACAGTCCGAGGATCATCTTTGGTGACGAACCAACGGGTGCGCTTAACTCAAAATCCGCGCAGGAGATTATGGATCTCCTGGCTGAGATCAACGCGGACGGCACTGCAGTGATGCTGGTCACCCATGATGTTATGGTCGCCGCGCGTACCGAACGTATTATGTTTATGCGCGATGGCAAAATCGTCAGTGAACTGAGGCTCCCCAAGTTTGACGCGACTGATATGGATGATAGAGTAGAGATGGTTAGCGCGAAAATGCGGGAGATCGGGATATGA
- a CDS encoding ABC transporter ATP-binding protein: MIVAKAVRKNYGMVATPQTVALSGVDLHIHRGEMVSIMGPSGCGKSTLLYTLSGIESADSGEIWFDKQAIHQMSEKDVSALRLTSMGFVYQQYNLIPVLNVIDNVALPLISQGAQMSVAHKAAKAALKDVMLSDKLKAMPHELSGGQAQRVAIARAIVHNPCVIWADEPTGALDTVTSEAIVTLLRKINTDKQVTMVIVTHDPLVASATDRVIRMKDGRLTDSVERDRVEGTGG, encoded by the coding sequence ATGATTGTAGCCAAAGCTGTTCGTAAGAACTACGGCATGGTAGCGACTCCACAAACAGTCGCATTATCAGGGGTGGATTTACACATCCATAGGGGCGAGATGGTGAGCATTATGGGGCCATCTGGTTGTGGCAAGTCCACGTTGCTTTATACGCTGTCAGGTATTGAGTCAGCTGACAGTGGCGAGATTTGGTTCGACAAGCAAGCCATACACCAAATGAGCGAAAAAGATGTCTCCGCGCTCAGGTTGACGTCGATGGGTTTTGTCTATCAGCAATACAATCTGATTCCTGTATTGAATGTCATTGATAACGTTGCATTGCCGCTTATCAGTCAGGGCGCTCAGATGTCAGTTGCCCACAAAGCCGCAAAGGCGGCACTTAAAGATGTCATGCTATCGGATAAGTTGAAGGCCATGCCGCATGAACTGTCCGGAGGACAAGCCCAGCGGGTTGCAATTGCCCGCGCTATTGTCCATAATCCTTGCGTCATCTGGGCTGATGAGCCTACTGGAGCTTTAGATACCGTGACATCGGAGGCGATAGTGACTTTGCTACGCAAGATAAATACAGACAAGCAAGTGACCATGGTTATCGTCACGCATGACCCGTTAGTTGCATCAGCAACAGATCGTGTAATCCGTATGAAAGACGGAAGACTAACTGATTCTGTTGAGCGCGACAGGGTAGAAGGAACAGGCGGGTGA
- a CDS encoding MFS transporter yields the protein MDHSNKLFGKFLILWSGQFISSIGNGLTSFGLGIYVFQMTGKASAMGLVTLLAFMPSLLLSAFAGVLADRYDRRLLMVLGDSLSAIGLVFILICMLRGEAQLWQICVGVTISSVFSSLLDPAYKATVTDLLTKEQYTKASGLVQIASTSKFLISPIIAGYLLVISDIKLLLIIDICTFFVTVTTTLVVRSGLASKTYERANSFIRDFKDGWSAISGNRGVLVLIFMTSLLTFLLGIIETLSIPMLLAFSNSSVIGTVETIVASGMLVTSVVIGFLPIKRDYVKILSFSMFLVGIFMAMFGLRENIVLICVAGFLFFAMIPFANVSMDYLIRTNIDNSAQGRAWALIGVITQFGYVAAYALAGLMADYLFTPLLVEGGALAGSVGRIIGTGSGRGTGFLIIVAGIVLSVVSIVLYNLKSVRKLEHKGDLCI from the coding sequence ATGGATCATTCAAACAAGCTTTTTGGAAAATTTCTTATTTTATGGTCAGGGCAATTTATTTCTTCAATCGGCAACGGGCTTACTTCGTTCGGGCTGGGGATTTATGTGTTTCAGATGACCGGAAAGGCATCAGCCATGGGCCTGGTCACCTTGCTAGCCTTCATGCCCTCGCTTCTTCTAAGCGCCTTTGCCGGTGTGCTCGCAGATCGTTATGACCGCAGACTGCTTATGGTGTTGGGCGACAGTCTCTCTGCCATCGGCCTTGTGTTCATCTTGATATGCATGCTTCGCGGAGAAGCGCAGCTATGGCAGATTTGCGTGGGGGTGACGATAAGCTCGGTATTCTCGTCGCTGCTTGATCCGGCGTATAAGGCTACAGTTACAGATTTGCTAACGAAGGAGCAGTACACGAAGGCAAGCGGTCTTGTCCAGATAGCGAGCACGTCCAAATTTTTGATCTCACCGATCATTGCTGGATATTTGCTCGTGATCTCGGATATCAAACTGCTGCTGATCATCGATATTTGCACTTTTTTTGTTACAGTCACGACAACACTTGTAGTTCGCAGCGGTCTTGCTTCCAAGACCTATGAGCGGGCAAATTCGTTCATTCGGGACTTCAAGGACGGCTGGAGCGCCATATCCGGGAATAGAGGGGTACTTGTCCTTATCTTCATGACCTCATTGCTTACCTTTCTGCTTGGAATCATTGAGACCCTTTCAATTCCGATGCTGCTGGCATTTTCGAACAGCTCCGTAATCGGAACGGTCGAGACCATTGTAGCTTCAGGCATGCTTGTAACCAGTGTGGTCATCGGATTCCTTCCGATCAAGAGGGATTATGTGAAAATATTATCGTTCTCCATGTTCCTGGTAGGCATATTTATGGCCATGTTCGGATTACGCGAAAATATTGTGTTGATATGTGTTGCGGGGTTTCTCTTTTTTGCCATGATTCCTTTTGCTAATGTAAGTATGGATTATCTTATCCGTACGAATATTGATAATTCCGCGCAAGGAAGGGCATGGGCGCTGATCGGTGTTATTACTCAGTTCGGTTATGTGGCCGCTTATGCACTTGCTGGTCTGATGGCGGATTACCTATTCACTCCTTTATTAGTGGAAGGGGGAGCGCTTGCTGGCAGTGTTGGGAGGATCATAGGCACGGGAAGCGGCAGGGGAACAGGCTTCCTCATTATTGTGGCCGGGATCGTGTTAAGTGTAGTTTCGATTGTTCTATATAATTTGAAATCAGTAAGAAAGCTAGAACATAAGGGGGACTTATGTATTTAA
- a CDS encoding YjjG family noncanonical pyrimidine nucleotidase, producing the protein MKTYRTLLFDVDDTLLDFKAAERLALRLLFEEQQMELTEEIEAHYKHMNQGLWRAFEEGGIDRDEVVNTRFSLLFKEYGHEVDGVLLEQQYRSYLEQGHQLIDGALEVITALQGGYDLHIVTNGVSKTQDHRLRDSGLHPMFTNIFVSEDTGYQKPMKEFFDYVFARISNFDPQQALIIGDSLSSDIKGGQLAGMDTCWFNPIGKENDTDIVPTYEIRTLQELYQILGIQRG; encoded by the coding sequence ATGAAGACTTATCGGACATTATTATTTGACGTAGATGATACATTGTTGGACTTTAAGGCAGCGGAAAGGCTGGCATTGCGCTTATTATTCGAAGAACAGCAGATGGAGCTTACGGAAGAAATCGAAGCGCATTATAAACACATGAATCAGGGACTATGGAGGGCATTTGAGGAGGGGGGTATCGATCGCGATGAAGTCGTAAACACTCGATTTTCTCTTTTATTTAAGGAATATGGGCATGAAGTAGATGGAGTTCTGCTAGAGCAGCAATATCGCAGCTATCTAGAACAGGGGCACCAGCTTATCGACGGAGCTCTGGAAGTAATTACGGCACTGCAGGGCGGATATGACCTGCACATCGTGACGAATGGTGTGTCTAAGACACAGGATCACCGGCTCCGTGATTCAGGTCTACATCCGATGTTTACGAATATTTTCGTATCGGAGGATACGGGCTATCAGAAACCCATGAAAGAGTTCTTTGATTATGTGTTCGCCCGTATTTCTAATTTTGACCCTCAGCAGGCATTAATTATCGGGGATTCGTTAAGCTCGGATATCAAGGGCGGGCAATTGGCTGGTATGGATACATGCTGGTTCAATCCCATAGGGAAAGAGAATGATACGGATATCGTTCCAACCTATGAAATTCGTACGCTTCAGGAGTTATATCAGATATTAGGGATACAAAGAGGTTGA
- a CDS encoding Crp/Fnr family transcriptional regulator, producing MKEIKDREQLAHYLEIHQIASIFNANIMPHLALYSYEQGERICSQGDPAEYLYVLVKGKVKVSNTSAEGKALIISFKTALEAIGDIEYVQGIDFMNSVEAASPVHLIGVHNRWLHQYGSSDAELLRFLLRIITTKFCMKSDSLSFNMMNPVEARLASYLLSISYDESDPRFNGQLSTVSLRDVANLIGTSYRHLNRVIHKFCEEGLVERSRGFIFVKDRERLRALAGQNIYEM from the coding sequence ATGAAAGAGATTAAGGATCGTGAACAACTGGCTCACTATTTGGAGATACATCAGATTGCATCGATATTCAATGCGAACATAATGCCTCATTTGGCTCTTTACAGCTATGAGCAGGGTGAACGCATCTGTTCGCAGGGCGATCCTGCGGAGTACTTGTACGTTCTTGTGAAAGGGAAGGTAAAGGTTTCTAACACCTCTGCGGAAGGCAAGGCGCTGATCATATCATTCAAAACGGCGCTAGAGGCGATCGGGGACATTGAATATGTGCAAGGGATCGACTTTATGAATTCGGTCGAGGCTGCATCACCCGTTCATTTGATTGGAGTCCATAATCGCTGGCTGCATCAGTATGGATCAAGTGACGCGGAATTGCTTCGTTTTCTGCTCAGGATCATTACGACGAAGTTCTGCATGAAATCCGACTCATTAAGCTTTAATATGATGAATCCGGTGGAGGCGCGCTTGGCGAGTTATCTCTTATCCATTTCGTATGATGAATCGGATCCACGATTTAATGGCCAGCTCAGTACAGTCAGTTTACGGGATGTGGCGAACCTTATCGGCACTAGCTACAGGCACCTAAACCGGGTCATTCATAAATTTTGCGAAGAAGGCTTGGTGGAACGCAGTCGAGGGTTCATTTTCGTGAAGGATCGAGAGCGATTGCGTGCATTGGCAGGTCAAAATATATATGAGATGTGA
- a CDS encoding TetR/AcrR family transcriptional regulator, with protein sequence MRVVKDAEERRNEILDAANELFAQKGFDGTSTNDILEKVGIARGTLYYHFKSKEDIMDALIERYSVRLIGAAQEIAADKSIPVVERIIRVIMALNISDGSSQEIMEHIHKPQNALMHQKIQKVLINGVTPILADIIREGITQGLFNTPFPYECMEMVMIYANTIFDDDMVPMTNEELAQRAQALVYNIERLLGAESGSLMQVMQMFGS encoded by the coding sequence ATGAGAGTTGTCAAAGATGCCGAGGAGCGCAGGAATGAAATTCTTGATGCGGCGAATGAACTGTTTGCGCAGAAGGGCTTTGACGGCACAAGTACGAACGATATTCTCGAGAAGGTTGGGATCGCGCGGGGAACGCTATATTATCATTTCAAGTCGAAGGAAGATATTATGGACGCGCTAATTGAGCGATATAGCGTACGTCTAATCGGGGCGGCGCAAGAAATTGCCGCGGACAAGAGTATTCCCGTTGTCGAGCGTATTATCCGTGTGATCATGGCATTGAATATCAGCGATGGGAGCAGTCAGGAGATTATGGAGCATATTCATAAGCCGCAGAACGCGCTGATGCATCAGAAAATACAGAAGGTGCTGATTAACGGTGTTACACCGATCCTGGCGGATATTATCCGTGAAGGCATCACGCAGGGACTGTTCAACACGCCGTTTCCGTATGAGTGCATGGAGATGGTCATGATTTATGCCAATACGATTTTTGATGATGATATGGTTCCGATGACGAACGAGGAGCTCGCTCAGCGGGCACAGGCGCTCGTATACAACATAGAGAGGCTGCTGGGCGCTGAGAGCGGAAGTCTGATGCAGGTCATGCAGATGTTTGGCAGCTAA
- a CDS encoding ABC transporter permease has translation MSQVVSVHSRNNDEVREDSIVALGFDFQHARELEPKQPLWSTDPLTTEEAIVSVPLAQRLGLSVGETMVISFTGQEVPVTIRDVAEESGLTGFRGAVRAQGTVILSDKLAHQIFGVPEASAHSILLATDKMYSSLPGSSFFTDLTERAIKKEVLSHMSMVQSIFTPPFLFFVAVSLFAGILLLAQLFNILKERRKYYLGVLRSLGLSNRNCFVIYLSECTLLCAVITISGVVLGNVLGFGLLSVNVSYIEQLLERYSAYAYPIQPHVDVTATCWIALTMYIVFLLLACFVGRFIKRTSILHLMGKEDNRVNPAQKRLLKILGCLLVTVAFIFFNYFATEGLSDDDRLSAKVFGSIISWLVGIITTAYLMFLIVPWMKRASSVLPHRWLDRLAVTLGTQYPHMRFSRSFGIVLLFTVLTCCLIVMISFASNVEDYAAQNKRDSFMATDAYMSYADEREKDKLKANMNEVQEIVQGAAYMDAYRILVSSPDNAVDLTEVTPPTNGYKWAYSQVVWGKWLGEGYQLPLTSRAPQFRSDAEVFQAMSDQASVVLVDDKLEGTYRVGDQIPLRLLKGGAKEENLIGKEVVTVAGTFATGDDNRLMGRVFIVADELYNKYSKNGAYKWPGDPKGYALLQLNDTDGTAVDPIKTLKYHFTKIAGVTVSTPGEDQAIITTIVKAEFTLFSYIMSFMMLMALLGMYVIQIRSVQERVPHMVMLWQMGVSHKSLKQIFIVEGCLIGIVGLISGIVVGWLGSEMLMRLAWMGVRFSFPYLNVAGLVIGLLIFIWLFNRFSTAGLRRIQISRTE, from the coding sequence GTGTCTCAAGTCGTTTCGGTGCACAGCAGGAATAATGATGAGGTTAGGGAAGATAGCATCGTTGCATTAGGATTTGATTTTCAACATGCTCGGGAATTAGAACCGAAGCAACCGCTGTGGTCTACGGATCCCCTGACAACAGAGGAAGCGATTGTATCGGTTCCGCTAGCACAGCGGTTGGGGCTTAGTGTCGGTGAAACCATGGTCATCTCGTTTACTGGGCAAGAAGTGCCTGTAACGATTCGTGATGTAGCAGAGGAAAGCGGATTAACAGGTTTTCGCGGAGCAGTGCGGGCACAAGGGACAGTTATTCTCTCGGATAAGCTTGCGCATCAGATATTCGGCGTTCCAGAAGCAAGCGCACACAGTATCTTACTGGCGACGGACAAGATGTATTCATCATTACCAGGCAGTTCCTTCTTTACGGATCTCACGGAGCGAGCAATCAAAAAAGAAGTGCTGTCTCATATGTCGATGGTGCAGAGTATTTTCACGCCTCCATTTTTGTTTTTTGTCGCTGTTTCTTTGTTCGCTGGGATTCTGCTGTTGGCGCAGTTGTTTAATATTCTGAAAGAAAGGCGCAAATATTATCTTGGCGTGCTCCGATCGCTTGGACTCAGTAACCGCAACTGCTTTGTCATCTATTTGAGTGAGTGTACGTTGCTGTGTGCGGTCATTACCATCTCGGGAGTTGTGCTCGGTAATGTACTCGGTTTCGGATTGCTGTCTGTTAATGTATCTTATATCGAACAATTACTGGAACGGTATTCTGCGTACGCCTATCCAATCCAACCCCACGTTGATGTGACGGCAACATGCTGGATCGCATTGACCATGTATATTGTTTTCTTACTCCTCGCTTGTTTTGTCGGGCGTTTCATTAAGCGCACATCCATTCTGCACCTAATGGGCAAGGAGGATAATCGTGTGAATCCAGCACAGAAGCGTCTGCTCAAAATCTTAGGTTGTCTCCTTGTCACAGTGGCATTCATTTTTTTCAATTATTTCGCCACAGAGGGGCTATCAGATGACGATAGGCTTAGTGCAAAAGTATTCGGTTCGATTATAAGTTGGCTTGTTGGAATTATAACAACTGCTTATCTGATGTTTCTTATTGTACCTTGGATGAAACGGGCATCCTCTGTTTTGCCGCATCGATGGTTGGATCGTTTGGCTGTTACGTTAGGCACACAGTATCCGCATATGCGGTTTAGTCGTTCATTTGGCATCGTTTTGTTGTTTACGGTATTAACCTGCTGTTTGATTGTGATGATAAGTTTCGCTTCCAATGTTGAAGATTATGCCGCTCAGAACAAGAGAGATTCTTTTATGGCTACCGACGCCTATATGTCTTATGCCGATGAGCGGGAAAAAGATAAGCTGAAAGCCAATATGAATGAAGTGCAAGAAATCGTGCAAGGTGCTGCCTACATGGATGCGTACAGAATCCTGGTTTCATCTCCCGACAATGCAGTAGATCTTACCGAAGTAACACCTCCTACGAATGGTTACAAATGGGCATATTCGCAAGTTGTGTGGGGAAAGTGGCTAGGGGAAGGTTACCAATTACCGCTCACCTCCCGTGCACCGCAATTTCGGAGCGATGCGGAAGTTTTTCAGGCCATGAGCGATCAAGCGTCTGTCGTTCTCGTGGATGATAAATTGGAAGGCACGTACCGAGTAGGCGATCAGATTCCGCTTCGCTTGTTGAAAGGTGGTGCCAAAGAGGAGAACCTGATTGGAAAGGAAGTGGTCACGGTAGCGGGAACGTTCGCCACTGGTGATGATAACCGCTTGATGGGCAGGGTATTTATAGTGGCTGACGAACTCTACAATAAATATAGCAAGAACGGCGCTTATAAATGGCCTGGGGATCCCAAAGGCTATGCGTTGTTGCAGTTGAATGATACAGATGGGACGGCGGTAGATCCCATAAAGACACTGAAATACCATTTTACAAAAATAGCTGGTGTTACGGTGAGTACACCAGGTGAGGATCAGGCAATCATTACGACGATTGTGAAAGCGGAATTCACTCTGTTCTCTTACATAATGTCATTCATGATGCTTATGGCCTTGCTCGGCATGTACGTGATTCAGATTCGCTCGGTACAGGAGCGGGTTCCCCATATGGTTATGTTATGGCAGATGGGGGTCAGTCACAAGTCGTTGAAACAGATTTTTATCGTAGAGGGTTGTCTGATTGGAATCGTTGGGTTGATTAGCGGTATTGTGGTCGGATGGCTCGGTTCGGAGATGCTGATGCGTTTGGCGTGGATGGGTGTTAGGTTTTCATTCCCTTATCTGAACGTGGCCGGTCTCGTCATCGGATTGCTGATCTTCATCTGGTTGTTCAACCGATTCAGCACAGCCGGATTAAGACGTATACAGATCAGTCGGACAGAGTAA
- a CDS encoding DMT family transporter, whose amino-acid sequence MITGLVLALIAGSLVGIQNVFNSKVNEGVGTWTTTAIVLAMGFIASFSIGLAVEGKQLFDLSNMKTWYWFSGIIGVGVVLSVVQGVKQLGPTYAISIVMASQIGFALLFDSLGLLGLDKVPFTGKQAIGVLVIVGGIIVFKTGGRRRDTRKSVQSQRTA is encoded by the coding sequence ATGATTACAGGCTTGGTATTGGCACTCATTGCTGGCTCGCTTGTGGGGATTCAAAATGTATTCAACAGCAAAGTAAATGAGGGCGTGGGAACGTGGACGACGACGGCAATCGTGCTTGCCATGGGATTCATCGCTTCATTCTCCATTGGCTTAGCTGTGGAAGGCAAGCAGTTGTTTGATTTGTCTAATATGAAGACATGGTATTGGTTCAGCGGCATTATTGGGGTAGGCGTGGTTCTTTCGGTGGTGCAGGGAGTGAAGCAGCTTGGCCCAACGTATGCGATTTCCATCGTGATGGCGTCCCAGATCGGATTCGCTCTGTTGTTCGACTCACTAGGACTGCTTGGCCTAGATAAGGTTCCTTTTACGGGGAAGCAAGCTATCGGGGTATTGGTCATAGTTGGCGGCATTATCGTATTTAAGACAGGTGGTAGGCGTAGAGATACCCGCAAGTCGGTTCAGAGCCAGCGAACTGCTTAG
- a CDS encoding ABC transporter permease — translation MYLRIIRNDMSKSKLVTLTTTIFIAAAAMLVSLAAILIVNLSGALDSMMTQARTPHFMQMHSGEIDTARLESFANQNSNVDEFQVLKFLNMDGSQFRFGDYSLMDSVQDNGFSVQSEKFDYLLDLNGKIINVSDGEMYVPVNYMKDETIKVGDKAVIGGKEFKVAGFLRDSQMNSMLASSKRFLISKHDFEQLKDLGSIEYLIEFRLKNLAKLGEFETAYASAGLEANGPAITYSLMKMLNALSDGIMIGVILLVSILVVAIALMCIRFTLLAKMEDDYREIGVMKAIGLRISDIKKIYLAKYAVLAAVGCMIGYALSLVFKGMLLENIRLYMGESESSSVAAALGIFGVLLVFLAIIGYVNTVLRRFRKISAAEAIRQGTSQDKAPGSKHFRLSGNRLLNTNVFLGIKDVLARKKLYTTMLVVLIISVFIMVVPQNLYNTISSKSFIQYMGIGNYDMRIDIQQTDHMSERAAEMIDTLRNDSTISKYAVLATKTFKVKMEGGSEENIKVELGDHTIFPIQYSQGRAPAAEDEIALSVLNADELGKKIGDPMTLMIEGRERNFTISGIYSDITNGGKTAKAGFTDHSAEVMWYVICAELSNPSLIGETTSQYADRFSYAKVSDIDGFVAQTFGSTISSVKKASHASILVALIIVVLVALLFMKMLVAKDRYSIAVMKVFGFTTSDIRTQYLARSGFVLFVGIVLGTLLANTLGGMLAGAAISSFGAATFHFTINPLSAYLFSPLLLIASVLIATMIGTAGARRIQISDNIKE, via the coding sequence ATGTATTTAAGAATAATCCGCAATGACATGTCGAAGAGCAAGCTGGTTACACTGACGACCACAATATTTATTGCCGCGGCGGCGATGCTCGTCTCACTGGCGGCGATCCTCATCGTCAATCTGTCAGGGGCGCTGGATTCAATGATGACCCAAGCCAGAACTCCGCACTTTATGCAGATGCACTCCGGGGAGATCGATACTGCACGATTGGAATCATTTGCGAATCAGAATAGCAATGTTGATGAATTTCAAGTGCTGAAATTTCTGAATATGGATGGTTCGCAATTTCGGTTCGGCGATTACTCGCTAATGGACAGTGTTCAGGATAATGGCTTCAGCGTACAGAGCGAGAAGTTTGATTATCTACTCGATCTTAATGGCAAAATCATTAACGTATCGGACGGAGAGATGTATGTTCCGGTCAACTATATGAAGGACGAGACAATTAAGGTTGGCGACAAGGCCGTTATTGGCGGTAAGGAATTTAAGGTTGCGGGTTTTCTTCGAGATTCCCAGATGAATTCCATGCTAGCCTCTTCCAAAAGATTTCTAATTAGCAAGCATGATTTCGAACAGTTAAAAGATCTGGGCAGTATAGAGTATTTGATTGAGTTCAGATTGAAGAATTTGGCGAAGCTCGGTGAATTTGAGACGGCTTATGCTTCCGCAGGGTTGGAAGCGAACGGGCCGGCGATTACATACTCACTTATGAAAATGCTCAATGCCCTCTCCGACGGGATAATGATTGGGGTCATTCTTCTGGTGAGCATACTTGTTGTAGCAATAGCGTTGATGTGCATCCGATTTACATTGCTTGCAAAGATGGAAGATGACTACCGTGAAATCGGCGTGATGAAGGCTATAGGACTACGCATCTCGGACATCAAGAAAATCTATCTTGCGAAATATGCGGTCCTAGCGGCAGTAGGCTGCATGATCGGCTATGCTCTGTCCTTGGTCTTCAAAGGCATGCTGCTTGAGAACATCCGACTATATATGGGAGAAAGCGAAAGTTCTTCTGTTGCTGCCGCCTTAGGAATTTTTGGTGTATTACTCGTGTTCCTTGCAATTATCGGTTATGTAAATACTGTACTAAGACGCTTCCGGAAGATCTCTGCAGCAGAAGCTATCCGCCAGGGGACTTCCCAGGACAAAGCGCCTGGCTCCAAGCATTTTCGCCTAAGTGGGAACAGGCTGCTGAATACGAATGTTTTTCTCGGGATCAAGGATGTTCTCGCCCGAAAAAAACTGTACACGACGATGCTTGTCGTGTTGATCATTTCAGTGTTCATTATGGTAGTTCCGCAGAACTTGTACAACACGATTTCCTCCAAGAGCTTCATTCAGTATATGGGAATTGGAAACTACGATATGCGCATCGACATTCAACAGACGGATCATATGTCTGAGAGAGCTGCTGAAATGATAGACACGCTTCGGAATGACAGCACCATCTCAAAGTATGCTGTGCTAGCAACAAAGACCTTCAAAGTAAAGATGGAAGGCGGATCGGAGGAAAACATAAAAGTCGAGCTCGGCGACCATACGATCTTCCCAATTCAATATTCTCAGGGCAGAGCGCCTGCGGCTGAGGATGAAATTGCACTATCCGTTTTGAACGCGGATGAATTGGGCAAGAAGATTGGCGATCCGATGACGCTGATGATAGAGGGACGAGAGAGGAACTTTACCATCAGTGGAATTTATTCTGATATCACTAACGGCGGCAAAACCGCCAAGGCTGGATTTACGGATCACTCAGCTGAGGTCATGTGGTACGTGATCTGCGCGGAGCTATCCAACCCATCGCTGATCGGCGAGACAACGTCACAATATGCAGACAGGTTTAGTTACGCCAAGGTTTCAGATATTGATGGCTTTGTAGCTCAGACCTTCGGATCGACGATTAGCTCCGTCAAGAAGGCTTCCCATGCTTCAATTCTCGTTGCTCTGATTATTGTGGTATTGGTTGCCTTGTTATTCATGAAAATGCTTGTAGCAAAAGATAGATACTCAATAGCTGTAATGAAAGTGTTCGGATTTACAACCTCAGATATCAGGACACAGTATCTCGCGCGATCCGGGTTCGTTCTGTTCGTTGGGATTGTTCTTGGTACGTTACTGGCCAATACACTTGGAGGGATGCTTGCGGGTGCGGCGATCTCTTCCTTTGGAGCGGCGACGTTCCATTTTACGATTAATCCGCTGTCTGCGTATCTATTTAGCCCGCTGCTGTTGATCGCTTCGGTACTCATCGCCACGATGATCGGTACAGCGGGCGCGAGACGAATACAAATTTCCGATAATATAAAGGAGTAG